A single window of Eleginops maclovinus isolate JMC-PN-2008 ecotype Puerto Natales chromosome 19, JC_Emac_rtc_rv5, whole genome shotgun sequence DNA harbors:
- the rps6kl1 gene encoding ribosomal protein S6 kinase-like 1 translates to MAKRDYLVEAAKQIHMALDSEVNEDYEAAFSYYKNGVDLLLNGVQLDPNKERREAVKRKTTQYLKRAEEIFITHLQDNLGKGSSHLGGYSSLRFRPIRHLSSPVEDLEMCKVVGVTDKVLIVQSMVNKEMFVVKSLVKSSWESRDQPTIIPQGVPYMVKLLRYYVSEDAVYLHLEHVQGGKLFSKLHKLRNEKAKEHPDCISSGQPSIKLKTSYTSPTISTDYQHNSGGSTGVIPEKLSDESPDMDFTTSWDETQQRLESCGTHSYIEETGCLQNTRSAASFYTKLDRLTLNSSLKRTQANTHIHTPAPSLCLHSSKTQEQPALPLSCTRVSQALGVMSDIHQTKSAMGLTECSAEFEVAWKAADPAHNSEQLNPYAVTGCLLTSTPGQTPPHTNHTSCIKAGNSKNNSLTSSPAILHLPLHCQTQIRGRASWDTNGSNQGSVLSDSSADTVTDLKQQCSSPTAEERNGMVVIRSTDRAVFSEHTDTSESSCHSSATLCHSIAEKQGTFLGETHPSEGVEEACEMLSHVEKVAPAKRRSFVSWFSSGPAEAPPHRNGEDVSVSVKSEGSGGQGQEDIIEVDGWCHLPRVPMETSRSADKAMHTCWGLSEAEVRVWGAQILLALESLHQQGILCRDLNPRNVLLTSNGKVCLTFFGQWSEVQSEISSNAMEQMYCAPEIGGVSRITEACDWWSLGSLLFELLTGMPLWQLHPAGIHSHTQLLIPNHLSAAAASLLTELLQFDAGYRLGSGGGGVSDIKCHPFFSSVSWKALSC, encoded by the exons ATGGCGAAGAGAGATTACCTGGTCGAGGCGGCCAAGCAGATCCACATGGCCCTGGACAGCGAGGTCAATGAGGACTATGAAGCCGCTTTCAGCTACTATAAGAATGGGGTGGACTTGCTGCTCAATGGGGTTCAGC TGGACCCAAACAAGGAGCGTCGGGAGGCTGTGAAGAGGAAAACAACTCAGTATCTTAAGAGAGCTGAAGAAATCTTCATAACACATTTGCAGGACAACCTAGGGAAGGGAAGCTCTCACTTAGGG GGTTACAGCAGTCTGAGATTCCGTCCAATCAGACACTTGAGTTCACCGGTGGAGGACTTGGAGATGTGTAAGGTGGTGGGAGTGACTGATAAG gTCCTGATTGTCCAAAGCATGGTCAACAAGGAGATGTTTGTCGTAAAG AGTCTGGTCAAGTCGAGCTGGGAGAGCAGGGATCAGCCAACCATCATTCCTCAGGGGGTGCCCTACATGGTTAAACTGCTCAGATATTACGTCAGTGAGGATGCTGTGTACCTGCATCTCGAGCATGTCCAAG GTGGGAAGCTCTTCTCCAAGCTGCACAAGCTGCGGAACGAGAAGGCCAAGGAACACCCAGACTGCATCTCTTCTGGCCAGCCCAGCATCAAGCTGAAGACTAGCTACACCTCACCCACAATCAGCACTGACTACCAGCACAACAGCGGAGGGAGCACAGGGGTGATTCCAGAGAAACTAAGCGATGAGAGCCCAGACATGGACTTCACCACGTCATGGGACGAGACTCAGCAGCGCCTGGAGAGCTGCGGCACTCACTCCTACATCGAAGAGACAGGTTGTCTGCAGAACACGCGCTCCGCAGCCTCATTTTATACCAAGCTCGATCGGCTGACTTTGAATTCTAGCCTGAAGAGGACACAGGCCAACACCCACATCCACACACCAGCTCCCAGTTTGTGTTTGCACTCCAGCAAAACTCAGGAACAGCCAGCGCTTCCTCTCTCCTGCACGCGTGTTAGTCAAGCTCTTGGTGTCATGTCAGATATCCACCAAACTAAATCTGCAATGGGGCTGACAGAGTGCAGCGCAGAGTTTGAGGTTGCTTGGAAAGCTGCGGATCCAGCTCACAACTCTGAGCAATTAAACCCCTATGCAGTGACTGGCTGTCTTTTAACCAGCACGCCAGGACAAACACCACCTCATACAAACCACACCTCATGTATAAAAGCAGGAAACAGTAAAAATAACAGTCTAACTTCCTCGCCTGCCATCCTGCATCTTCCTCTCCATTGCCAAACCCAGATCCGTGGCAGGGCATCATGGGACACCAACGGCTCCAACCAAGGATCAGTTTTGAGTGATAGCTCGGCAGATACGGTTACAGACTTAAAGCAGCAGTGCAGCAGTCCCACCGCAGAGGAAAGAAATGGCATGGTGGTCATCAGGAGCACAGACAGAGCGGTGTTTTCTGAGCACACAGACACTTCAGAAAGCTCCTGTCACTCCTCTGCTACCCTCTGCCACAGCATTGCAGAGAAACAGGGTACATTTCTGGGGGAAACACATCCCAGTGAGGGTGTAGAGGAGGCCTGcgaaatgctgagtcatgtagAGAAGGTGGCACCTGCAAAAAGGCGATCATTTGTGAGCTGGTTCTCCTCTGGCCCTGCTGAAGCCCCGCCCCACAGGAACGGGGAGGATGTTAGTGTGTCTGTTAAATCAGAAGGATCGGGGGGGCAGGGGCAAGAGGACATCATAGAGGTGGATGGATGGTGCCACCTGCCTCGGGTCCCCATGGAGACCTCCAGGTCTGCAGATAAAGCCATGCACACCTGCTGGGGGCTCTCGGAAGCAGAGGTGCGCGTCTGGGGGGCTCAGATCCTGCTGGCTCTGGAGAGTCTGCATCAACAAGGCATCCTGTGTCGGGACCTCAACCCTAGAAATGTTCTGCTCACCAGCAACG GGAAagtgtgtttgactttttttggaCAGTGGAGTGAGGTTCAGTCAGAGATCAGCTCTAATGCCATGGAACAGATGTACTGCGCTCCAG AAATTGGAGGCGTGTCCAGGATAACAGAGGCTTGTGATTGGTGGAGTCTTGGGTCTTTGTTGTTTGAACTCCTAACAGGAATG CCACTGTGGCAGCTCCACCCAGCAGGAATCCACTCTCACACCCAGCTGCTCATCCCCAACCACCTGAGCGCTGCAGCCGCCTCTCTGCTCACTGAG TTGCTTCAGTTTGATGCGGGCTATCGCCTGGGTTCTGGTGGTGGGGGTGTCAGTGACATCAAGTGTCATCCCTTCTTCAGCAGCGTCTCCTGGAAAGCTCTGAGCTGCTAG